In the genome of Deinococcus sp. YIM 77859, one region contains:
- a CDS encoding response regulator transcription factor, giving the protein MPTVLIVDDDPAILEILRVYLRQEGFRVLEARDGTRALSLLPQANVAVLDWMLPGMTGLELARRAHATFPELPLLMLTARDGEEDKLRGLEGGADDYVTKPFSPREVVARVKVLLRRVGVREVIEHGELRLDVRARAATLRGEPLGLSKLEFDLLFTLAQYPGLAWTRERLLERVWGLDYPRMERVVDVHVTGLRRKLGDDAERPRYIETVRGVGYRFREDGQDESPRTP; this is encoded by the coding sequence GTGCCCACCGTGCTGATCGTGGATGACGACCCGGCCATCCTGGAAATCCTGCGGGTGTACCTGCGCCAGGAGGGCTTCCGGGTGCTGGAAGCCCGCGACGGCACGCGGGCGCTGAGCCTGTTGCCGCAGGCAAATGTGGCGGTGCTCGACTGGATGCTGCCGGGCATGACCGGCCTGGAACTCGCGCGGCGGGCCCACGCCACCTTTCCCGAGCTGCCCCTCCTGATGCTGACCGCACGCGACGGGGAAGAGGACAAACTGCGCGGTCTGGAGGGCGGTGCCGACGACTATGTCACCAAGCCCTTCTCCCCGCGTGAGGTGGTCGCGCGCGTCAAGGTGCTGCTGCGCCGCGTGGGCGTGCGGGAGGTCATCGAGCACGGCGAGTTGCGCCTGGACGTGCGCGCGCGGGCCGCCACCCTGCGCGGTGAACCCCTCGGCCTGTCCAAGCTGGAATTCGACTTGCTCTTCACCCTGGCGCAGTACCCGGGGCTGGCCTGGACCCGCGAGCGGCTGCTGGAGCGGGTGTGGGGCCTGGACTATCCCCGGATGGAGCGCGTGGTGGACGTCCATGTCACGGGACTGCGCCGGAAGCTTGGGGACGACGCCGAGCGCCCCCGGTACATTGAGACGGTGCGCGGCGTGGGCTACCGGTTTCGGGAGGACGGGCAGGACGAAAGCCCGAGGACGCCATGA
- a CDS encoding sensor histidine kinase translates to MRFFVADTGGGIAAEHLPRVFERFYRVDAARSRGEGGSGVGLTIARGLVERMGGQISAESTPGQGSRFAFTLPAAV, encoded by the coding sequence GTGCGGTTCTTCGTCGCGGACACCGGAGGCGGGATCGCTGCGGAGCACCTGCCCCGGGTGTTCGAGCGCTTCTACCGGGTGGACGCCGCACGTTCCCGTGGGGAGGGCGGCAGCGGGGTGGGCCTCACCATTGCACGCGGCCTGGTCGAGCGTATGGGCGGGCAGATCAGCGCGGAGAGTACCCCCGGCCAGGGCAGCCGCTTTGCCTTCACGCTGCCCGCCGCAGTTTGA
- a CDS encoding heavy-metal-associated domain-containing protein: MTTELTVTGMTCGHCEKAVQNALKSVPGVQDVHVNLREGTATVQGEADPQALVTAVAEEGYGAQVRA; encoded by the coding sequence ATGACCACCGAACTGACCGTGACGGGCATGACCTGCGGACACTGCGAGAAAGCCGTCCAGAATGCGCTGAAGAGCGTGCCCGGCGTGCAAGACGTCCATGTGAACCTGCGGGAAGGCACGGCCACCGTGCAGGGTGAGGCGGACCCGCAGGCCCTCGTCACCGCCGTGGCCGAAGAAGGCTACGGCGCCCAGGTCCGCGCCTAA
- a CDS encoding metal-sensitive transcriptional regulator: MPEDARKRAARRLKIARGHLDSIVAMLEKDDAYCVDVLRQLKAVQGALSGAGEVVLRGHLEAHVATASTRGDSVEIVEELMEALKYT, encoded by the coding sequence ATGCCGGAGGACGCGCGCAAACGCGCCGCCCGGCGGCTGAAGATCGCCCGGGGGCACCTCGACAGCATCGTCGCGATGCTGGAAAAGGACGACGCCTACTGCGTCGACGTGCTGCGGCAGCTCAAGGCCGTGCAGGGTGCGCTCTCCGGGGCAGGCGAGGTCGTGCTGCGCGGGCACCTCGAAGCGCACGTCGCCACCGCCTCCACCCGGGGTGACAGCGTCGAGATCGTCGAAGAACTGATGGAAGCCCTCAAGTACACCTGA
- a CDS encoding metal-sensitive transcriptional regulator, whose product MTTTKKDSHCLHGEHTLCMPESSRKAARRRLAIAHGHLESIQRMLEDPNVYCVDVLKQLKAVQGALAGTGEVVLRGHLEAHVATAESRGDTSEIVNELMHALKYT is encoded by the coding sequence ATGACCACCACCAAGAAAGACAGCCATTGCCTGCATGGGGAACACACCTTGTGCATGCCCGAGTCCAGCCGTAAGGCCGCCCGGCGGCGCCTCGCCATCGCCCACGGCCATCTGGAAAGCATTCAGAGGATGCTGGAGGACCCGAACGTGTATTGCGTGGATGTCCTCAAACAGCTCAAGGCTGTGCAGGGCGCGCTGGCAGGGACCGGTGAGGTGGTCTTGCGGGGTCACCTGGAAGCCCATGTGGCCACCGCGGAGTCCAGGGGTGACACCTCGGAGATCGTGAATGAGCTGATGCACGCGCTCAAATACACTTGA
- a CDS encoding PIG-L deacetylase family protein, translated as MPRTILMLATFGLEIVEVGGTLAKHVAAGDSVHAAVTLARPESRVGIEDAARVLGVQSVRFLDFAAGEVSLDLPSKITLVRMFRELRPDILITQDPEHSYQDLDPDRRVAMLLYLEAAAIAGRTWRQEECGGHPPHLIPSVYFMTPLHPNCVVEIGSTFALKQQAMNVLESQMRFTAQMLRARLDGNALQHIVPSGEVSGDDLELGRALHLEMNKADALSHGLLSHSGATLAEAFRHMNPFRLEALL; from the coding sequence ATGCCCAGAACCATCCTGATGCTGGCGACCTTCGGTCTTGAAATTGTAGAAGTCGGCGGAACCCTCGCCAAACACGTGGCTGCCGGAGACAGCGTGCATGCTGCCGTGACACTCGCCCGGCCTGAGTCGCGGGTCGGCATCGAGGACGCCGCACGCGTCCTCGGCGTGCAATCGGTCCGGTTCCTGGACTTTGCTGCCGGGGAGGTGAGTCTGGACCTGCCTTCCAAGATCACCCTGGTCAGAATGTTCCGCGAACTTCGCCCGGACATCCTGATCACACAGGACCCCGAACACTCCTACCAGGACCTGGATCCAGACCGCCGGGTGGCCATGCTGCTGTACCTCGAGGCCGCGGCTATCGCGGGTCGCACATGGCGACAGGAGGAATGCGGCGGACACCCCCCGCACCTGATTCCGTCCGTGTACTTCATGACGCCCCTGCACCCGAACTGCGTGGTGGAGATTGGCAGCACGTTCGCCCTCAAGCAGCAGGCCATGAACGTCCTGGAAAGTCAGATGCGTTTCACCGCGCAGATGCTCCGTGCCCGGCTAGACGGCAACGCGCTCCAGCACATCGTCCCCAGCGGGGAGGTGAGTGGCGACGACCTGGAACTCGGGCGAGCCCTGCATCTGGAGATGAACAAGGCCGACGCCCTGAGCCACGGCCTCCTGAGCCACAGCGGGGCCACGCTGGCCGAGGCGTTCCGGCACATGAATCCTTTTCGGCTGGAGGCGTTGCTGTGA
- a CDS encoding ABC transporter permease — MASSSAPALTSRAKPPPAGGLKSAVALLLSTWMGRTGMALLLLLFLAGAGPWIAPYDAAAQTGAPFSVPSAAHWLGTNDIGQDILSELIVGTRVSLTIGFTAAALAILIGTLVGVIAGFLGGRTDAALMRLVDVVLVLPFIPLMIVLAAFFGASSGNLIIAISLLIWARPARVIRSSALGIRSLAYVEGAQALGASNLHILWKHVLPGVLPIAVSQFILAASSSILIEASLAFLGLGDPVRKSWGTVLYYAQIRGAFLNGSWPWWVVPPGVLISMAVLGFALTGRAIETALFPRLQQRS, encoded by the coding sequence GTGGCTAGTTCTTCGGCACCTGCCCTGACCTCGCGCGCCAAGCCACCTCCAGCGGGCGGCCTGAAATCCGCAGTGGCGCTGCTGCTCTCCACCTGGATGGGCCGAACCGGGATGGCGCTGCTGCTGCTGCTGTTCCTGGCTGGTGCGGGTCCCTGGATCGCCCCCTACGACGCGGCGGCGCAGACCGGCGCGCCGTTCTCCGTGCCCAGCGCCGCACATTGGCTGGGCACGAACGACATTGGGCAGGACATCCTGTCGGAGTTGATCGTCGGCACGCGCGTGTCGCTCACTATCGGCTTTACCGCCGCGGCGCTCGCAATCCTAATCGGCACCCTCGTGGGGGTCATCGCGGGCTTTCTGGGTGGCCGGACGGACGCCGCGCTCATGCGCCTGGTCGACGTCGTGCTGGTGCTGCCGTTCATTCCGTTGATGATCGTCCTCGCGGCCTTTTTCGGCGCGAGTTCCGGAAACCTGATCATCGCCATTTCCCTGCTGATCTGGGCGCGGCCCGCGCGCGTCATCCGCTCCAGCGCACTGGGGATCCGGAGCTTGGCTTACGTCGAGGGGGCGCAGGCCCTCGGTGCCTCGAACCTGCACATCCTCTGGAAACACGTGCTGCCGGGCGTCTTGCCCATCGCGGTCTCGCAGTTCATCCTGGCCGCGTCCAGCAGCATCCTGATCGAAGCCTCCCTGGCCTTCCTGGGCTTGGGCGATCCGGTCCGCAAAAGCTGGGGCACCGTGCTGTACTACGCGCAGATCCGCGGAGCGTTTCTCAATGGTTCGTGGCCCTGGTGGGTCGTGCCGCCCGGCGTACTGATCTCCATGGCGGTGCTGGGCTTCGCCCTGACTGGCCGCGCCATCGAGACGGCGTTGTTTCCCCGCCTCCAGCAGCGCTCGTAA
- a CDS encoding ABC transporter permease translates to MLERAGQYVLVLIAAISLNFFLPRAMPGSPLQFLAGEDVALLPAEDRQALLARTGLDQPLTVQYGKYVASLARGDLGYSYQANKPVLTMLLERLPWTLLLTGSALLLSTVFGVIVGALAAWHRNGWLDHVTLTSSILLDSLPSFWLGMMLVALFAVQWPLFPVFGAQTPWSNLTGWANAVDIAKHLVLPVVTLTLVSLSGTFLVMRYAMLSVLGEDYIRTARAKGVSERQVLYKHALRNASMPVFTVFMLNLGTLVGGAVVIETVFAFPGLGRMLFEAASNRDYPLLQGAFLMVTLSILAGNILADVVYPLLDPRVRVQRG, encoded by the coding sequence ATGCTGGAGCGGGCTGGACAGTACGTTCTCGTGTTGATCGCCGCAATCTCCCTCAACTTCTTCCTGCCGCGCGCTATGCCCGGCTCCCCCTTGCAGTTCCTGGCGGGCGAGGACGTGGCCCTGCTGCCCGCCGAGGACCGCCAAGCGTTGCTCGCCCGCACGGGCCTCGATCAGCCGCTCACTGTGCAGTACGGGAAGTATGTGGCGTCGCTCGCGCGCGGCGACCTGGGCTACTCGTATCAGGCGAACAAACCGGTGCTGACCATGTTGCTCGAACGCCTGCCGTGGACCCTGCTGCTCACTGGCTCGGCGCTGCTGCTCTCGACCGTCTTCGGCGTGATCGTGGGGGCACTGGCGGCCTGGCACCGTAATGGTTGGCTGGATCACGTCACGCTCACGTCTTCCATCCTGCTGGACTCCCTGCCTTCCTTCTGGCTGGGTATGATGCTGGTCGCCCTCTTCGCCGTGCAGTGGCCCCTGTTTCCCGTCTTCGGGGCGCAGACGCCTTGGTCCAACCTGACCGGTTGGGCCAACGCCGTGGACATCGCCAAGCACTTGGTGTTGCCCGTCGTGACCCTCACCCTGGTGAGCCTGTCCGGAACGTTCCTGGTGATGCGGTACGCGATGCTGTCGGTGCTGGGCGAGGATTACATCCGCACCGCCCGCGCCAAAGGCGTCAGCGAACGTCAGGTGCTGTACAAGCACGCGCTCCGAAACGCATCCATGCCCGTCTTCACCGTGTTCATGCTGAATCTCGGGACCCTGGTGGGTGGGGCCGTCGTGATTGAAACAGTCTTCGCCTTCCCTGGCCTCGGAAGGATGCTCTTCGAGGCGGCCAGCAACCGCGATTATCCGCTGCTCCAGGGGGCCTTCCTGATGGTCACCCTCTCCATTCTTGCGGGGAACATCCTCGCCGACGTGGTCTACCCGCTGCTGGATCCCCGTGTCCGGGTGCAACGTGGCTAG
- a CDS encoding ABC transporter substrate-binding protein, translating into MRRSPVARFLTAALAVALATTAHAGHTGKRIVLAIPQDEGELSPFTYVTGYPGYNLMSLVYDTLFVNDLNDVPRPWLVESYSVKDGKVWTLKLKDGVKWHDGKPLTSGDVKFSFEYYKKYPVVGRFASAVRPISSIRTPDARTVIITLEQPGANFLLQPLADAPILPRHIWESVTAPKTFKNVVGSGPYKLVDHKTDQSYRLTENAEYFAAQPGADEVVLAVIPDPTSMFQALQAGQINAVAREVPPELIQRFAGNARLKTLRGPSYTSTLLQFNTTTAPFNSVGFRRVVAGLVNNKALVETVLLGYGTPGAAGFVHPDSPFYSKAAPTYPKMTVAQANRTLETLGFKLNRDGVRTGKDGKPLDLTFLVASNNPQRIRAAEIIASQLRPAGIRFTIKSLDPTTVQQALWPDFDVAKGRNFDVAMWGWSAPVQSQLNLAGLFHSNPVIGTLNVGGYRNKTVDTLTTRMLTTVDAGARETLAARVQEIVAKDLPFLTLWYPDTVYAFDANAYDGWKFQKGQGIINKRSFLK; encoded by the coding sequence ATGAGACGGAGCCCAGTTGCCCGCTTTCTCACTGCTGCATTGGCAGTTGCCCTCGCGACCACCGCGCATGCCGGACACACCGGGAAGCGCATCGTGCTGGCGATCCCCCAGGACGAAGGTGAACTCTCGCCGTTCACGTACGTCACCGGCTACCCTGGATACAACCTGATGAGCCTCGTGTATGACACGTTGTTCGTCAACGATCTCAACGACGTGCCCCGGCCCTGGTTGGTCGAGTCGTACTCGGTGAAGGACGGTAAGGTCTGGACACTGAAGCTGAAAGACGGCGTCAAGTGGCACGACGGTAAACCGCTGACCAGCGGGGACGTGAAGTTCAGCTTCGAGTACTACAAAAAATATCCGGTTGTGGGCCGCTTCGCTTCCGCCGTGCGCCCCATCTCCAGCATCCGCACCCCGGACGCGCGCACGGTGATCATCACCCTCGAGCAACCGGGGGCCAATTTCCTCCTCCAGCCCCTTGCGGACGCGCCTATCCTGCCGAGGCACATCTGGGAGAGCGTCACGGCTCCGAAGACGTTCAAGAACGTCGTTGGCTCCGGACCCTACAAACTGGTCGATCATAAGACCGACCAGTCCTACCGCCTGACGGAAAACGCGGAGTATTTCGCCGCCCAGCCAGGTGCCGATGAGGTTGTGCTGGCAGTCATCCCTGACCCGACCTCCATGTTCCAAGCACTCCAGGCCGGGCAGATCAACGCCGTAGCGCGGGAGGTTCCGCCGGAACTCATTCAACGGTTCGCAGGAAACGCCCGCCTGAAGACCCTGCGGGGCCCCAGCTATACCAGCACGCTCTTGCAGTTCAACACCACCACCGCACCGTTTAACAGCGTGGGATTCCGGCGCGTGGTCGCGGGCCTGGTGAACAACAAGGCACTGGTCGAAACGGTCCTCCTGGGCTACGGGACGCCCGGTGCCGCAGGCTTTGTGCACCCTGACAGTCCCTTTTACAGCAAAGCCGCCCCCACCTACCCGAAAATGACGGTGGCACAGGCGAACAGAACCCTGGAAACACTCGGCTTCAAGCTCAACCGCGACGGGGTCCGGACCGGCAAAGATGGCAAGCCACTGGACCTGACCTTTCTGGTCGCCTCCAACAACCCGCAGCGCATCCGCGCGGCGGAGATCATCGCGTCGCAGCTGCGCCCAGCGGGCATCCGGTTCACCATCAAATCCCTGGATCCCACCACGGTTCAGCAGGCCCTGTGGCCTGATTTCGACGTGGCGAAAGGCCGCAATTTTGATGTGGCCATGTGGGGATGGTCTGCGCCCGTCCAGTCGCAGCTCAACCTTGCAGGGCTGTTTCACTCGAACCCCGTGATCGGCACTTTGAACGTCGGTGGGTACCGCAACAAGACCGTGGACACGTTGACCACGCGCATGCTGACGACAGTGGATGCCGGAGCCCGCGAGACGCTGGCCGCACGCGTTCAGGAGATTGTCGCCAAGGACCTGCCGTTCCTGACGTTGTGGTACCCCGACACGGTGTACGCGTTCGACGCGAACGCCTACGACGGCTGGAAGTTTCAGAAGGGTCAGGGCATCATCAACAAACGTTCGTTCTTAAAATAA
- a CDS encoding LysM peptidoglycan-binding domain-containing protein, whose protein sequence is MKHAVSPQPRPSARNAALLRRSFLVAALRAGAAGAYTVKPGETLYRLA, encoded by the coding sequence GTGAAACACGCCGTCAGTCCTCAGCCTCGGCCTTCAGCGCGCAACGCTGCTCTCCTGCGCCGCAGCTTCCTCGTGGCCGCCCTGCGGGCAGGTGCTGCGGGGGCTTACACCGTCAAACCGGGCGAGACGCTGTACCGTCTCGCGTAG
- a CDS encoding S9 family peptidase, with product MALILASVSGVATTQAQPAPTGDAALSIERMRARSYPGSALTTRQRLTPGANYQRRIVSYQSDGLRINALLTVPNGTPPKGGWPAIVFNHGYIPPRQYQTTERYVAYVDAFAQAGFVVLKPDYRGHGSSEGEPAAAAYWSPEYTTDVLNAFSSLQKLGSVNPARIGMWGHSMGGHITLRAMIINPQIKAGNIWAGVVGPYDLIFSDLPRWGSGAADNDPRAHMLAKYGPPDRNLALYRAISPNAFLPDLKGRPLQLHHGTGDTHVPISFSQALASGLKAAKQPYTLFTYPGDDHNLTRNLSVALKRSVEFFKKSL from the coding sequence ATGGCTCTGATCCTTGCGAGCGTCAGCGGCGTTGCCACCACCCAGGCCCAACCCGCCCCGACCGGCGATGCAGCCCTCTCGATTGAACGCATGCGGGCCCGCTCGTACCCGGGCAGTGCCCTCACCACCCGTCAGAGGCTCACGCCCGGCGCGAACTACCAGCGTCGCATCGTGTCCTACCAGTCCGACGGGCTGCGCATCAATGCGCTGCTCACCGTGCCCAACGGCACACCGCCGAAAGGGGGCTGGCCCGCCATCGTGTTCAACCACGGCTACATCCCCCCACGGCAGTACCAGACCACCGAACGGTACGTCGCGTACGTGGACGCCTTCGCCCAAGCCGGGTTTGTCGTCCTGAAGCCCGACTACCGGGGTCACGGCAGCTCCGAGGGGGAGCCCGCGGCGGCGGCCTACTGGTCTCCGGAGTACACCACGGACGTCCTGAACGCCTTCTCGTCCTTGCAGAAGCTGGGGAGCGTCAATCCGGCGCGAATCGGCATGTGGGGCCACTCGATGGGCGGGCACATCACCCTACGCGCCATGATCATCAACCCCCAGATCAAGGCCGGGAACATCTGGGCGGGGGTCGTGGGGCCGTACGACCTAATCTTTAGTGACCTGCCCCGCTGGGGGAGCGGGGCCGCAGACAATGACCCGCGCGCGCATATGCTCGCAAAGTACGGCCCGCCAGACCGCAACTTGGCCCTGTACCGAGCGATCTCCCCGAACGCCTTTCTGCCGGACCTGAAGGGGCGTCCCCTCCAGCTTCACCACGGCACGGGGGATACACACGTGCCCATCTCCTTCTCGCAGGCGCTTGCAAGTGGACTGAAGGCCGCCAAACAGCCCTACACCCTCTTCACGTACCCGGGAGACGACCACAACCTCACCCGGAACCTGAGCGTGGCGCTCAAACGGTCGGTGGAGTTCTTCAAGAAGAGCCTTTAG
- a CDS encoding multicopper oxidase family protein — protein MNDHNGSQQPSSPHGEMDMTPKVSRPQVAAVTILSVLALAAGVGLAAQFGDLSMSARNMQAPGGQNMSGMDMNSNASADTMSGMAMGGGAPSGGTGNPSMPGMNMGTSASSPTPVSQLPTTPIQTPTKMGNLVMPPGMIMTQGMPMEAMQDMAAVDLSQVRYTAPAAARGDQPLAPQVVNGVKVFNFETSVIRWNILPDVQVAAYAVNRQVPGPRLELTQGDRVRIHVKNNLPEPTTIHWHGLILPNGMDGAANVTQKPIAPGETFTYEFTVQQAGTYFYHSHKNPDRQQGLGLYGALLVKPQDPAGEPKADLDYTLQLQEWLQRDGYTFPAMIMEGALPNFFTINGKAYPATDTIRMKVGQTVKLRFIGSNNNFVHPMHVHGGPFEVVARDGETLKESARFLADTVNVGPGQRYDVLWKAREKGTWLVHCHIPHHITNDNVEVEGGGGLTMLIQVT, from the coding sequence ATGAACGACCATAACGGCTCACAGCAGCCTTCCTCACCGCACGGCGAGATGGACATGACGCCGAAGGTGTCGCGTCCCCAGGTCGCCGCCGTGACCATCCTCAGCGTGCTGGCGCTGGCGGCGGGCGTCGGCCTGGCAGCCCAGTTTGGCGACCTGAGCATGAGCGCCCGCAACATGCAGGCGCCGGGCGGGCAGAACATGTCCGGGATGGACATGAACAGCAACGCGTCTGCCGACACGATGTCCGGGATGGCGATGGGCGGCGGGGCACCCTCCGGCGGCACGGGGAACCCAAGCATGCCGGGCATGAACATGGGCACCTCCGCCAGCAGCCCCACCCCGGTCAGCCAGTTGCCCACCACCCCCATCCAGACCCCCACCAAGATGGGGAACCTGGTGATGCCGCCCGGCATGATCATGACCCAGGGCATGCCGATGGAGGCGATGCAGGATATGGCGGCGGTGGACCTTTCGCAGGTCCGCTACACCGCGCCCGCCGCGGCGAGGGGCGACCAGCCGCTCGCGCCGCAGGTGGTGAATGGGGTCAAGGTCTTCAACTTCGAGACGTCGGTGATCCGCTGGAACATCCTGCCGGACGTGCAGGTGGCGGCCTACGCGGTCAACCGCCAGGTGCCCGGCCCACGGCTGGAACTCACCCAGGGTGACCGGGTCCGCATCCACGTGAAGAACAACCTGCCTGAACCCACCACCATCCACTGGCATGGCCTGATCTTGCCGAACGGCATGGACGGCGCCGCGAACGTCACCCAGAAGCCGATCGCTCCCGGCGAGACGTTCACGTACGAATTCACCGTGCAGCAGGCGGGCACGTACTTCTACCACTCCCACAAGAATCCCGACCGGCAGCAGGGCCTGGGCCTGTACGGCGCGCTGCTGGTCAAGCCGCAGGACCCGGCAGGCGAACCGAAAGCGGACCTCGACTACACGTTGCAGTTGCAGGAGTGGTTGCAGCGGGACGGCTACACCTTCCCGGCCATGATCATGGAGGGCGCGCTGCCCAACTTCTTCACCATCAACGGCAAGGCTTACCCGGCCACCGACACCATCCGGATGAAGGTCGGGCAGACGGTGAAGCTGCGCTTCATCGGCAGCAACAATAACTTCGTGCACCCGATGCATGTCCACGGTGGCCCCTTCGAGGTGGTCGCACGCGACGGCGAAACCCTCAAGGAAAGCGCGCGGTTCCTGGCCGACACGGTGAATGTCGGTCCAGGGCAGCGGTACGACGTGCTCTGGAAGGCGCGCGAGAAGGGTACCTGGCTGGTTCACTGCCACATCCCGCACCACATCACGAACGACAACGTGGAGGTCGAGGGCGGCGGCGGGCTGACGATGCTGATCCAGGTGACCTGA
- a CDS encoding DUF4396 domain-containing protein encodes MQMNTAGTQGWATIDVILVIWFGLTALSALYVAWDSFTRNPEMKVMKWGWVLVTLYTGPVGAALYVLSCQEPAPGTHEAFIQPLWRQSVGSTIHCLAGDATGIIVAAAITLALGFPMWLDVLSEYVFGFLFGLLIFQALFMRDMLGGSYLMAVRRSFLPEWVSMNAVMAGMVPTMVILMSRDMTAMEATSLRFWGVMSLATLVGFAAAYPVNVWLVASGLKHGMGTVRALGRGGHSLAAEERLIEHTTGEVPAPNASTAHHTMKGM; translated from the coding sequence ATGCAGATGAACACCGCGGGCACTCAGGGCTGGGCCACCATAGACGTCATCCTGGTCATCTGGTTCGGCCTGACGGCCCTCTCGGCCCTCTACGTGGCCTGGGACTCGTTTACCCGCAACCCGGAGATGAAGGTCATGAAGTGGGGCTGGGTGCTGGTGACGCTGTACACCGGCCCGGTCGGGGCGGCGCTGTACGTGCTGTCGTGCCAGGAGCCGGCACCCGGCACCCACGAGGCCTTTATTCAACCGCTCTGGAGGCAGAGTGTGGGTTCCACCATCCACTGCCTGGCGGGGGACGCGACCGGCATCATTGTCGCCGCGGCCATCACCCTGGCCCTGGGCTTTCCGATGTGGCTGGACGTGCTTTCCGAGTACGTGTTCGGCTTCCTGTTCGGGCTGCTGATCTTCCAGGCCCTCTTTATGCGGGACATGCTGGGCGGCTCGTACCTGATGGCGGTGCGGCGCTCGTTTCTCCCCGAGTGGGTGTCCATGAACGCCGTGATGGCGGGCATGGTCCCGACCATGGTGATCCTGATGAGCCGCGACATGACGGCGATGGAGGCAACCTCGCTGCGCTTCTGGGGCGTGATGTCGCTGGCGACCCTGGTGGGCTTCGCGGCCGCGTATCCCGTCAACGTGTGGCTGGTGGCCAGCGGCCTCAAACACGGCATGGGCACCGTGCGTGCCCTCGGGCGGGGCGGCCACAGTCTCGCCGCAGAGGAACGGCTGATCGAACACACCACCGGCGAAGTCCCTGCGCCGAACGCCTCCACCGCCCACCACACCATGAAAGGAATGTGA
- a CDS encoding sialidase family protein, protein MTTKRGAGFRRRRLLAGIVLAAVLLAGAVGWQTRNRAAGAAGRLGGDFHALQVLRGGRLLYGQHAGVSVSTDGGRTWSPPDGAGDALTLATAPASPVLILAGHNVLKTSRDGGASWQPATFGNLASTDLHGFAVRPDAPNVWYANIAGLGLYRTRDGRNWEVMSPDTANATALAVGPGAAPRLYALVTGEGLIVSDDGDRWQRAKLAPAAAASGLDVDPVGGDVYLAGPGGIWRSRDQGRSWVHLGFREGARLVAADPANPARLYAVGEDGRVYRSLDGGRAWHWAGQGH, encoded by the coding sequence GTGACCACGAAACGAGGCGCAGGCTTCCGTCGCCGCCGTCTGCTGGCCGGGATCGTCCTGGCGGCGGTCCTGCTGGCAGGCGCCGTGGGCTGGCAGACGCGGAACCGGGCTGCGGGCGCGGCGGGCCGCCTCGGCGGTGACTTTCATGCCCTGCAGGTCCTGCGGGGCGGGCGGCTGCTGTATGGCCAGCATGCCGGGGTCTCGGTCAGCACGGACGGCGGCCGCACGTGGAGTCCACCCGACGGCGCCGGGGACGCCCTGACCCTGGCCACTGCCCCGGCATCGCCGGTGCTGATCCTGGCCGGGCACAACGTGCTGAAAACCAGCCGGGACGGCGGGGCCAGCTGGCAGCCGGCAACGTTTGGAAACCTCGCCAGCACGGACCTTCACGGCTTCGCGGTCCGTCCGGACGCGCCGAATGTGTGGTATGCGAATATCGCCGGGCTCGGCCTGTACCGGACGCGGGATGGCCGCAACTGGGAGGTGATGTCCCCGGACACCGCGAACGCGACGGCGCTGGCCGTGGGGCCGGGCGCGGCGCCCCGCCTCTACGCCCTGGTCACGGGTGAAGGGCTGATCGTGTCGGATGACGGGGACCGCTGGCAGCGCGCCAAGCTTGCCCCGGCGGCCGCCGCTTCAGGCCTGGACGTTGACCCGGTGGGCGGCGACGTCTATCTCGCTGGCCCCGGGGGCATCTGGCGCTCCAGGGACCAGGGCCGCTCCTGGGTCCACCTGGGCTTCAGGGAAGGCGCGCGGCTGGTCGCCGCCGACCCGGCAAACCCGGCCAGGCTTTACGCCGTCGGCGAGGACGGCCGGGTGTACCGCTCGTTGGACGGCGGGCGCGCCTGGCACTGGGCCGGACAGGGGCACTGA